AACATAATCTATATCCCTCCTTCTCGATTTCGTTAAAACAAGTTCAATAGCTTGTTTTAGGGTCTTTCATGTAATCTCATAACATGTTCCATTCTCAATGAGTTAGAAGCGAGAGGTGCCACATTATAAGAGAGAATTTTTTGACAGACATTACAAGAGATTATTGATCCTTCACTTCCTTGTGAGATCTTGATTCTGGACATCCTACTCTATGCAGGTTCTCCTTTGTATCTATGGTAGGATATGCTCATATAACCATATACTGTTCTTATTCCattagaaatccaaagttctcATTTAGATCGATATTCATCtacttaattaataaagttaGAGCTTATAGAAAACAATGATAATCGAGTGGCCAAGTTTAGCCATTTACTGAGGGTCTATGGAAATGACCTTTTGGTTTTAACACCAAAACCAATTATAATGGAGCATGGTCATGTCATTTTGCTTAAGTCTCTGTCAGGATCCTTCCTAACAAGAACAAACTGAACAAGGAATGGACTCAAGAACAATCCagcataaaaatatattaaaatattaaaggaAATAGTAACAAGATAATAATCAGCACATTCTAGAGGGCTAAAATCCCTCTCCCAGATTCCCAATTAGGAAATCCCGCTAAATTCTTCACACCTTTCTCCAACCCCTCTCTTtctatttataacaaaaagacCTAACCAACTTGCTAACTATTTACTAATATGCCCCAACTAATAACTATACTGATATTCTACTAATACTCTTATTATTTCTATAACTAGGGGCCTTACAGTCTCCTAACCTAGATGAAAGATGATgtgtatttcatacatttttCTAACTCTGTTCAAGAGTTGAATCATATATATTCCTTCATGAAACTTCATTAGGTTTTATGAATGCATTTTGTGTGGGCAAAGAATATGGAATCAAACACAGCCTTCACAATGTTTTATGGACATCCCAATACTTGTAGTGCATTTGTATGGTCATGATAAAAGAGATTTGAACCATCAAATAGGGCCTTTGAGTGGTAGATCTTATTGCTAGCAATTCATTATCCTTTCACATGATAACGTGTTTTTTTTTGGTAGCGGGAACGAGAATATCGTCATCTATGCTTGTGATTGTAGCACAGAAACTCTTGAGAGAGCTAAAGAGATTTTAAATGAGGCCGGCATTGCATCATTAAAAGATCGATTCTGTCCGTTCTATTGTGATTTTTCTATTAGTAAGTTTCCAACATGGTTGGCCTGCAATTCATGCcgtgcaaacactttccaaatgcaGCCAAGTTTTACTACTCCAGGTTGTTATTTTGCATATGGATTTGGATTCATTAACTGCAAGATTATTGCTGTCCTTACACCCTTGTCTATCTTTCTCTATGTTTGCAGAGAATGATGGATCTCATGCCACAGGATCATGTGCATTAGAAGAAAGTGGATGTTGCATTGGTGGGGTTGATTTTCTTACTTTGGTATGCACCTCTTTTGATATCTTAAtataattacatcaattttatcAAAGGCATTGGCctgcaaaaaacaaaaaaaaattatacactTTGAATTTTGATTCCTGATAGTCGTGGAACATTttatatttggaaaaaaattaaccaaaaatatttagaaaaaggTGTGCTTTCTAAAATGCTACCTGTGCTACACCTATTGTTTTGATATTGATCTAGATTCTAAGTTTCCAACCAACATCACTAAgggaaaaaacaaataatatgtTGTGTAACATTAACAAACTTCCTtcagttttaatgttttcttgAATCTTGGTAATGACAGTTAGAATGTTCTATGGCTATTCACTATTTCAGATATTTACATTATCAGCAGTGCCTCTCCAAAGGATGCCAGCATCGATCAGAGAATGCTTTACGGTTTTGAAGCCTGGAGGCCTGCTCTTATTTCGGGATTATGGTAATCGATTATGGTCAGActaatgatattttagtttGCTTTAAAttctaagtaaataaattttcttttccaagttCTTTCCAGGCACATGTAATTTGTCTGTCTCAAACATTCTGCTGATCAATGTTCGGTTTAATGGAATACAGGTCTGTATGATATGACTATGCTCCGATTTGGGCAAGATCAAAGAGTAGGATTCAGGGAATACGTCAGATTAGATGGAACACGTTCTTATTTCTTCTGCTTAAACACCTTGAGAGATCTGTTTGTCAATGCAGGCTTTGTCGAGGTACTTATTTTGTTTTGAGAAGTATCAATTTAGGGATGAAATAGGATTCAAATTTAGGTATAAATGAAATGATAATTACTATTAGTATGTAGCTTGTTGTATGGTTCATATCCCATCTGCTTACAACATGTCAACAATGATGATGTACGGTCACTGACCTTATTAAGTATATATTGAGTTGAGCAAATAATCGATACCACCCCGACTAACTTTAATGCACAACTATTGTTGTAGCTCGAGCTGGAATATTGTTGTGTGAGGTCCTTGAATCGCCGAAATGGAAAGAGCATGGAGAGGGTGTGGGTTCATGGAAAATTTCAGAAGCCTGTCTCATGAATCAAGCTAGAGCCACAGAGCAACATTtggagtttcttggtaagtgaTTGTGAATTTTCCTTAAAAAGATAATGATGATGGATTGAATAGCCCTTTGATGGCTCTAATGGCAACCCCGTGACACAATGGCTTTTGGGATATTTAGACCTACCTACCAACCTCACAAGATGTTGGGTTGAAGTCTAGAAGCCAGCCTCGAGATGAGCGAGTCTTCTATGAAATTAGTGAGATGGCTCATGAGCATAATGTGGGATCAGAGCCCCTAAAAAACtttgatttataaaaaaaataaacaaaaaattttgaTTCACCATGAATCTGGATGAAGTATGaggatattttttttactttaattaGAGGAGTTTAGTGATGTTCCCTTGATTATGTGAGAAAATTGGAAGGGTTACAATTGGTACTGAAAGTTCTTAATGGGTGAAATTTGTGTGTATTAGATGGAGTTGACTTGTTTTCATGCAAAACATTAGAGCCACGAATGGAAAGGTGCCAACCTGAGCTTAGtttaaatgacataaactaTGTGTTCTGGATCAAAATGTCAGAGTTTCGAACCCTCCACCTAATATATTATCAAGTTAAAAAAAGAGGGAAGAGTaaggtttaaatattactttgGTCTCCGTACTTTTatttttggttcattttagtcatcgtattttcaaaatgttcattttggtccttgtaCTTTTAACTTTTGAGCATTTTGGTTcttacatttttaaaaagtgaatattttggtccattttcatttttatttcatttctaaGGGATCATAATGGttacattttaaaagtataggaatcaaaataaacaaaagttgaaaGGGTAAGAATCAAaaggtttaaatcttattttggtccttgaactttgaacaatattctattttggtccctaaaactttaaaaatgtttgttttaatcTCTGAACtttgaatattgtttttattttggtccttaaatttttaaaaattgtttgttttagttcttaaactttGAAAAAGTACTTATTTTGGTCCTCGTTGcattaagattttgttaactcttttACAAAATGGCGTAGtggtttgtatttttttttttttatgactaCGCTACCAAATAATTTAGctacattaaaaaaatctagagtttcaattttgaataaagtgacaaaatagaagaatttaaacaacatttttagttcaaaattttgatcCTCAATATTTTGGTGTGTTGATTGTTAACATTTTACTTCATCTTCATTTCGTTTAATGATCTAGAGCATAGTCATCAAAAAATGTAAGTTCTCTCATATTTTTGTTGAAGAGTTAACAGTAGAGACTATAATAATCAttgtttaaaagtttaaggactaaaacgAATGTTTgggaaagtttagggactaaaatagaacaagatttaaagttcaagaattaaaataggatttaaatcgaatcaaaatgaatattttaaaagtatagagactGAAATGAACCAAAGACAAAAATAGGACAatcaaagtagtatttaaatctaaaagtaaatatgttttttttgtttaattctttTTGTTCCAACGCAACCAAAGCATGACTATACGTTAACTTATCCAATGCATCAAAGCTGAGCTACAAGAAGATGATTAATTTCAAGTTGTCAACAAGCCACATCGAGAGAACCAACTTATTATGTGATAACCGAACTATCTCAAATCGCCATTGCTTCTAATGCATCCACCTCTCTTCATATAAAATTAAGGTAAGAGTAAACATGACTTAAAAAAAGGGtaaataaagataaatgtgAATATAAAAAGAATTGTATAATAATTTGGAATAAGGCTGAGAGAAAACATATAAATTGGGGCAGACTAAGATATTaaagaaatttttgaaaattaagaattatatttaataaattgacaaaaatattcttttcaaattaaaaaaaaaaaaggtaaaaattgATGTATGTTATGAAAAAGCCATAAATTTGGTGAATGagagttatattatatggtgggctgactgtaaatgtaatgtATGTAGCGGATATTGAACAAATATtatcttaataataataataataataataataataataaaataacacttggAAAcaaatttaagaagaaaaaaatccgAGAACAACTATAgtacataaattttaaattaaattaaaaaaaatattgtaagaTCTAGAAcagaaaagaaaatcaaatatatataactaaaatatctttaaaatttgataACGAAAATCTAGAAAACcacatttcctttttttttttctttttttttgaaaaataaatgaagGGTGAAATAAGCAAAAAAGAATCTATTACTCACTCAAATATTCTGTTGTCCATATTTGAGTAAATTTCAATTATAAACCTAAAAAGCCcttgtaaattaataataagtttggttaaaaaatactttttggtTTCAAACATTTATGAAAGTAAAACTTTAGTCCTTCgatttagtttatgtacttttagatttgtaacaatttagttcctaaactttaataattaatatttagtccTTCTATTTTGTAATTTGTAGCGATTTAGTCTCAATCgtgtaaaattttataaaatttaattaaaaattttgtacATGAAGAACAATAAACTAATCgaagatcaattttttttttataaactataataaaaatttattactaataaaaattaatacttaattttgatatatttttcatGATAGATACAAATAATGTATAGGattacattattatttattaaaattcaagaactaaattgttataaatttaaaagcatAGAGACTAACTACCAATTATAGTTCAAGGACTAACTTATCAAATGTTCATGGACTAAAATTCAACCTACCAAATTCTTATGATTTATCTATAATGAGCAaaatagatatattattttcaattattgtaatgttgatatttgttattatttatttttatgaaatggatatttaatatcaaatttattataagataataattctaaattttgataaaataacGTGTTTAATCTAAAATATTTCATCAAGttcaacaaaaaaaacatatattattataaaaaattcaatcagtCAAAATTAGGTTACATTTAATATCTTTTTACATAATTTCACTTTTAAACTTCGGGATATTATTATCTAGATAATTTTGAAATCCGTACGATACAAATTTTCTAATATCattgaaatttttatatatatttcatataaaaacattcatttatttttatttaaagtgttcaaataattaattgatatgataatatattaaataatgttaaatttaatttattgactATATCAACTGTTCTCTCATATTTAACTTAGTAATATTTAACTTTGTTttctatataaaatattttaaaatcaaacacATATTTAAAGATTAATTATTGCCATATCCAAACATACAACGCACGAATTATCTCCAACACTTAAAatctaaacatttaaatttcaatgtATAATATCCCATGAAACATAAAATAAcgaataattaaatttaccaaaataattaaaatggtTAAGATTCTTATTATTCTATAATCGATTTTTACTCAATCCCAAAGCTTAACCCAAtcatcatataaatatatgaatcaGAGCGGCAAATTGTTCCTAATTATCCGAACTAAAACTTTATACATTATTCAAATACGATCTCTGGGTTCAATACCTGTGGATTGTGCATCATCGGctctgattttgattttggtaactttttgttgttgttgttgttgttctaGTGATGGGATGAAGACTAAGAAGGGAGGGGATTCGtgggttgagttcatttcttGGGAGCCTAGAGCTTTCATTTGTCACAATTTCTTGGTAAGTTTTCTTTTCCCCCTAGAAATTTTCGGTTTCTTCTTATAAAATGTGTTTGCTGATATTTTAATGGTGTTAGACAGTCGGAGAAAGAATGCTTGCAATTGATTAATCTTGCAAAGCCTCGTATGGGGAAATCACTCGTGTTTGATAGCAAAACTCGCAAGGGTGTAAAGAGCAGGTCTAGATTTGTCACTtcgttattttataaattgtttgtcAGTTAACGCAacttatatttatttgtttattcgATCCCATGTTCACAGCTCTCGCACTAGTTCAGGGATGTTTCTGGATAGAGGGCAGAACAAACTCGTCCGTACAATAGAGAAACGAATAGCAGATTTTACGTTCATTCCTGTAGGTAAAGACAATTCCAAAACTTACTTATTACTATGCTATGCTTAATTTCTCAAGcattttgtaataatttctcTTTGTTAAGGCTTGCTTGTTTGGGAATTCTTTGAATCACTGTTTTTCAATACTTGTTAATCTTGTCAAATGATACAAGGTAGTGATTATCCATCTTTACAAGGCATTGAATTGTAGTTTTAATGAATAGTTCTTCAAAATAGAGTTTGTAACCGAGCATAATTCTCAAGCAAACCTGTTCTTGTTATGTCCAAAGTGCTCAagtggtacatgaatgaaccgagaTAAGGATCCTGAGAATATGAAAGTATGATTAAGAAAATGTGAAAAGAATTGATAGAAGAAGCATGTGAGTGAGAACAAAATATACTAGGTCAAAGGAGTGTAGAGAATGAGCATGTGGGTGAGGACAAAGTATACTAGGTCAAAGGAGGTGTAGAGAATGTCGGGCCATCAAATTTGGATTCTGAATCCTACGTCTGGGATTACAAGCCAAGGTGAACAATTAGCTAAATTTCATGTTGTGGGTTTGTTCTCTATATTCTTGTTTTGAGGCCCAAACCAAAAGGGGCTTTGGTGAGTGAGTCATTCATTTGGTTGTTGATGTCACTGACATTCTTGGTCTTAATACATTTTGGTACTGATAATCACAATTTCAAACAGAGAATGGAGAAGGAATGAGTATTCTGCATTATGAAGTTGGGCAGAAGTTTGATGCTCACCATGATTACTTTGTTGATGAGTTCAGCATCAAAAAAGGGGGCCAAAGAATGGCCACCCTCCTCATATATCTGTAAGATTCTACTTTCACATCTCTTAAAACTCATCTGCCCCTCTCTCTGAATTGGTACCGACACAAATTCAGATCGGATGTCGAAGAAGGCGGCGAGACGGTGTTCCCGGCTGCGAAGCAATGCGTTAGCTCTGCACGATGGTGGAAGAAACTGTCTGAATCTGGTAATGGTGGACTCTCTGTAAAACCAAAAATGGGAGATGCATTATTGTTCTGGAGCATGAAGCCTGATGGTACCTTGGATAGTACAAGTTTGCATGGTTAGTGATATTTACATCACCAAAATCTTAAATATTTCCATCTTGTTTCATTATTATCACcatgtaaaaagaaaattggggCTGAAAGATATTTCTTTATTCATTCCCACGGTATTTATATACAagtaaaataagtaaatattgTGTATTACAAATAAATCCCCACAGCTACTGGTAATTACAAAATAACCCTTAAtacatcattattattttgtattttttactGTATGTAGCTTATTTATGGATTTTGAGTGTATATTTTCTTATATGAGGCTGCAAATACTTGTCTCTATGAACATCTTATTGATGGATTAGACAAAAATTTAGCTTATGAACTAACAATTTTGAATTCCAGTTTGGTTGATGAAAGTTAAACTTGTTTTAATTCTACATTAAGTTATAAATGAATTAAGAGttcattaaatactttttaGAGTTGTATGTTAATGGATGAGAATTAGTAATGAATTTAGATATGAAAGTTATAAATCTAGAATGGTCATGGACGGAAGTAATTATGGATGAGGA
This DNA window, taken from Benincasa hispida cultivar B227 chromosome 6, ASM972705v1, whole genome shotgun sequence, encodes the following:
- the LOC120080353 gene encoding tRNA N(3)-methylcytidine methyltransferase METTL6, producing MGEAAEYFSKDFEWNDLRIRVENDPLLQYHLLPFEPSNSVPSVSPEADSDAWSRFHLRHSSGKFFKERRYLLKEFPELVSCKKYCKVLEVGCGNGSTVIPILRGNENIVIYACDCSTETLERAKEILNEAGIASLKDRFCPFYCDFSISKFPTWLACNSCRANTFQMQPSFTTPENDGSHATGSCALEESGCCIGGVDFLTLIFTLSAVPLQRMPASIRECFTVLKPGGLLLFRDYGLYDMTMLRFGQDQRVGFREYVRLDGTRSYFFCLNTLRDLFVNAGFVELELEYCCVRSLNRRNGKSMERVWVHGKFQKPVS
- the LOC120080354 gene encoding probable prolyl 4-hydroxylase 10 isoform X2; its protein translation is MGKSLVFDSKTRKGVKSSSRTSSGMFLDRGQNKLVRTIEKRIADFTFIPVENGEGMSILHYEVGQKFDAHHDYFVDEFSIKKGGQRMATLLIYLSDVEEGGETVFPAAKQCVSSARWWKKLSESGNGGLSVKPKMGDALLFWSMKPDGTLDSTSLHGSSPVIKGEKWACAKLMRVKEYKSG
- the LOC120080354 gene encoding probable prolyl 4-hydroxylase 3 isoform X1; this translates as MNQSGKLFLIIRTKTLYIIQIRSLGSIPVDCASSALILILVTFCCCCCCSSDGMKTKKGGDSWVEFISWEPRAFICHNFLSEKECLQLINLAKPRMGKSLVFDSKTRKGVKSSSRTSSGMFLDRGQNKLVRTIEKRIADFTFIPVENGEGMSILHYEVGQKFDAHHDYFVDEFSIKKGGQRMATLLIYLSDVEEGGETVFPAAKQCVSSARWWKKLSESGNGGLSVKPKMGDALLFWSMKPDGTLDSTSLHGSSPVIKGEKWACAKLMRVKEYKSG